Within the Arthrobacter caoxuetaonis genome, the region GAACATCTCAACGGAGAGTTCCTGGCCGAGCTCGTAGGTGTCGGCGTCAGCGGTGCGCAGCTCAACAACGTGGCGGCGAGGCGTAACGCCTGCCTTTTCGAAGTGGCCTGCCAGCGGCTTGGTGACCTTGCGGGGATCGATCTGGCCGTAGCCGATCTGAACGGCGGTGTAGCCGTCCTTGTCCGCATTGCGCAGCTGGGTGATGACGTTGGAATCAGCCTGGACCACGGTGACGGGGATGAGCTTGTTGTTCTCGTCCCAGACCTGGGTCATGCCCAGCTTGGTGCCCAGGAGGCCCTTAACCTGGCGGGTAAGTGAAGAAGACATAAGTATCTGCTCCCCCCTACAGCTTGATTTCGATGTTCACGTCTGCAGGCAGGTCGAGACGCATCAGCGAGTCAACGGCCTTAGGCGTGGGGTCAATGATGTCGATCAGACGCTTGTGCGTGCGCATTTCAAAGTGCTCGCGGCTGTCCTTGTACTTGTGCGGCGAACGGATAACGCAGTACACGTTCTTTTCCGTGGGCAGCGGCACGGGGCCTACTACCGTTGCGCCTGCACGCGTGACCGTCTCAACGATCTTCCGTGCTGATACGTCAATGACCTCGTGGTCATACGACTTCAGCCGGATGCGGATTTTTTGTCCCGCCATGGCGTCGTGCCTCTTTCTTCGAGTATTGCTCTCTGTACAGTTTTTGCCCCTGGCGGCCATGTTGGCCCCGGTGCTCCTCCAACAAGCTGAATCCGGAAGCTCCGGGTTCCTCAACCTGCCGAGGCTCCGACCCCCGCGCTCGGGCGTGTCGCA harbors:
- the rplC gene encoding 50S ribosomal protein L3, which translates into the protein MSSSLTRQVKGLLGTKLGMTQVWDENNKLIPVTVVQADSNVITQLRNADKDGYTAVQIGYGQIDPRKVTKPLAGHFEKAGVTPRRHVVELRTADADTYELGQELSVEMFEAGQKVDVVGTSKGKGFAGVMKRHGFHGVGASHGAHKNHRKPGSIGGASTPGRVFKGLRMAGRMGAVRHTTMNLTVHAVDVEKSLLLIKGAVPGARGQVVLVRTAVKGA
- the rpsJ gene encoding 30S ribosomal protein S10, yielding MAGQKIRIRLKSYDHEVIDVSARKIVETVTRAGATVVGPVPLPTEKNVYCVIRSPHKYKDSREHFEMRTHKRLIDIIDPTPKAVDSLMRLDLPADVNIEIKL